From a single Oncorhynchus tshawytscha isolate Ot180627B linkage group LG33, Otsh_v2.0, whole genome shotgun sequence genomic region:
- the LOC112246338 gene encoding complement C1q subcomponent subunit B, whose product MAIWWLRWGTAAVMVGSILASLVTSVAMEPSCNANIGYPGIPGTPGAHGAYGKDGPKGEKGDPGESGLRGKGLKGEPGESGPPGRSGLQGNPGRLGPKGPPGPPGEKGSPSGVDSSLTSFFSCKRNTIQQPPKNLPIRFDGPILSGLDPSLEGVSLKDGLFKCTISGVYFFTYHLSAKSLICVNLKKGTETKVGFCDSSSGFMVTSGSVVLNLLEGDVVSLQPTDNNAVITKEERADNTFTGFPDLTQLIEPQETTQSHTEPHRMSSNQIQPDLISVTQK is encoded by the exons ATG gcCATCTGGTGGTTGAGGTGGGGTACTGCTGCTGTGATGGTGGGCAGCATCCTGGCCTCCCTTGTAACCTCTGTTGCCATGGAGCCCAGCTGTAACGCAAACATTGGTTACCCCGGAatacctgggacaccaggagCTCACGGAGCCTACGGTAAAGACGGAccaaagggagagaagggagacccag GTGAGTCTGGTCTGCGAGGGAAGGGTCTGAAGGGGGAGCCAGGTGAATCAGGTCCTCCAGGACGGTCAGGTCTTCAAGGGAACCCCGGTCGGCTTGGACCCAAAGGACCCCCTGGCCCCCCTGGGGAGAAAGGTAGTCCCTCTGGGGTCgactcctccctcacctccttcTTCTCCTGCAAG aggaacaCCATTCAGCAGCCTCCTAAGAACTTGCCCATTCGTTTCGACGGACCAATACTGTCGGGCCTTGACCCTAGCCTGGAAGGTGTATCGCTGAAGGACGGGTTGTTTAAGTGTACCATTAGTGGCGTGTACTTCTTCACCTATCATCTGTCGGCTAAGAGCCTGATCTGTGTTAACCTGAAGAAGGGGACAGAGACCAAG gtgGGGTTCTGTGATTCGTCGAGTGGATTCATGGTGACGTCTGGGTCGGTGGTGCTGAATCTGTTGGAGGGAGACGTGGTGTCTCTACAGCCCACCGATAACAACGCTGTCATCACTAAAGAAGAACGAGCTGACAACACTTTCACCGGCTTCCCTGATCTTACCCAACTCATAGAACCACAGGAAACCACACAGAGCCACACAGAACCACATCGAATGAGCTCAAACCAGATTCAACCAGATCTAATCTCGGTTACCCAGAAGTAA